In the Psychromicrobium lacuslunae genome, GTGCCAGGTCATTATTAGCGTTCAGGGCGAAGCCATGCATGGTGACTCCGTTATGCACTCGGATGCCGATTGCGGCGATTTTCCGATCGGGTCCTTTGGTATCGGCCAGCAACCAGATGCCAGCCCTTCCCTCAACCCGTTGACCGTTGATACCGTATTCGGCGAGTACAGCGATCAGCACATCCTCGATCAGGTGTACGTACTCTCTAATGGCATGTGGATCACGCAAGGCCAGGATCGGGTAGCCGACTAATTGCCCGGGGCCGTGCCAGGTGAGCTTGCCGCCGCGATCAACCGGGACCACCGGGGTGCCATCAAAGGGGCGCTCGTGATCTTCGGTGCGTTTACCTGCGGTATAGACTGCTGCGTGCTCAAGCAGCAGCACGGTACTCGGGGCTTTAGCTGCCACCACATCATCGTGGATTTTCTGCTGCAGATCCCAGGCCTGCTGATAGTCCACAAAATGTGGCGCAAACCCGACCTCGGAGAACTCAAGCGTCATGCGTCCAGCGTAGACCTGTTAATCGGCACAGCTAAATCTGTTACCTGTGGATAACTTCTGCAGGGGATCTGGAAATCGGGTATCACTGAGGCATGCAGAATCTCTACCCAGCACAGCCTCCAAGCGCCGAGGGGTTGCATGTGCAGCGGAAACTGGGGCAGGGCGGAAGCGCTCAAGTCTGGCTGGTTAGCACCAAAAGAGGCGAACAATACGCCTTGAAATGCTTCGCGGCCGCTGGGGTAGCAATGGCGGTTGGCCATTCGTTCGGGCAGCATCCGGGTTTACGTCGTGAACTGAGGGTATTGAAGAACTTTCAACATAAGCACCTGATCGGGCTTCATGATGTGGTCAAACTCACAGCCGACTGGTCGGGTATGACGGCGCTGCTGATGGATTACGCTCCCGGTGGTTCGCTGGCTGATTTACTGGCGGTGCGGCACCGGCTGAGCGTTGGTGAGACGATCACCATACTGACGCCGATCTTTCAGGTACTCGACTACCTGCATAGCCACGGCATCCAGCACGGTGATATCTCGGCGGGCAACATCTTATTCTCCGTGACCGGCGAGCCGCTCCTCGCCGATCTGGGCTTGGCGCATTGGCGAGGCGAGCGGTCGCAGCTACCCCGGGAGGGCACCGAGGGATTTATTGACCCGGTGCGGCGTCAGACATTATTTGAACCCGCAGCGGCCGATGTCTATGCGCTCAGTGCGCTGGGCTGGTGGTGTCTGAGCGGTCAGTCTCCAGGGCAACGTCGTCGACTAGCGGCACTTCCGTCAAACGTGCCAGCCCGTTTAGCTGAAGCTTTACGCTCCGGTCTGGCCGCCGAACCCGCACTGCGACCCGATGCGGCAAACCTGGCCAGTGAAATCTTTGCCACTGCTGCTGCACTGCCGGTCGATCTGATCGCCGCAGTGCACCCCAGCGTGCTGCCGCAGCTACTGACCAGGCGTCGGGTACGCCGGTCAGCGTGGTCGAAGCAGGTATCGATTGCGGAACAGCCGAGCCGAACCGGGCCGTGGCGTTTTCGGTTTCCCGGCAGCCGAGCCGCTGGCTGGTGGCTTTCTTTCCGCGGAGGTCGGGTGTTGCTTCGCCCGTTCGCTCAGCTGTTGAGCAGTGTGATGCTGGTTTTCGTGCTGCTGTTCGGACTGTCGCATGGCGTCGGCGAGGACGCCGCGACAACAGCCGCTCGAGCTGCTCACTCTGAGCCTGGAGCAGCGCAGAACACTCAACAAAAAGCAGTACCAAGACCGCAGCTCGGGGTCGATACCGGGGGTTCCGATGCAAAACTGCTGGTGCCTTCGGCCTCGGCGCAGTCTCCCGCCGAGCTGCTCGCAGCACTGTGCCGCCTGCGTGCGGAGGCATTTCGAAGCGGGCAACTCAAGCTGCTCGACGATATTGACGCGCCCGGCTCGGTGGCGTTACAGAACGACCGACTGAGCCTGGCTGCGCTACTTCAACAGCGCCAGCTGCTCGACGGCTTCTCCATCTCAACGACCACCCTGGCACAGCAGCACAACGCCGTGGGGCAACTGATCATTACCGCCAAAGTACGTTTCAGCCCCTACTCAGTGCGGGCCGTTGCTGGCCGGGTAATCCGCCATAACACCGCGCAAGAGCAGACGCTACGCTTCCTCTTGGTAGCCCATCGCGCCCATTGGTTGATTTCAGAAATTCACTCGATCTAGAGCTTCAGAGCTGGGAAACTACCCATTCACTCGCGGAACGCAGCTCAGGGTGCTGGAAATTGAAGCCTTGCTCCAGGAGCACTGCTGGGCGTGTTTTAGTACTGGTCAGCAATACCTCCCGGGCTGCTGCCTTACTCAGACCGAGTTCTAGCAGCGGAGCCGGAACGGAGAAGAAGTGTGGCCGATGGAGGGCTCGGGCTAACTCCTCAACCAGTTGAGCCACGGTGCCCAGTTCCGGTGCCACCAGGTTCACTGCTCCGTCGAGCCGTTGATCCAGCAGAAACACTATCGCGGCTACCAGATCGGGCTGCGAGATCCAGGGCCAGTATTGCTCGCCAGAGCCAAGATTTCCGCCAACGCCCCATTTGAGTGGCACGAGCAGTTTAGCCAGCGCTCCACCGCGCGGGCCGAGCACCACCCCGGTACGCATCCTGGTTACTCGGGTGACATCGCTAGCCTGAGCCGTTGCTGCCTCCCAGAGCCCGCAAAGATCAGCCAAAACCCCCTCGCCTTGTGGGCCTGACTCGTCATAGACGCTGCTTTCGTGCGAACCGTAATATCCAGCGCCGGACTGACTGATCAACACCTTAGGCGGCTCATCGACACTGGCGATCGCCGCGGCCAGGGTACGGGTGGGTCCGATCCGAGAGGCGTAAAGCTCCTCAATATAACTTCGTGTCCAGCGCCGTGGAATCTGAATCAGCGGGGCACCGGAGAGATTCACCACCGCGTCGATCCCGGTCAATGCTGCCGGGTCGAGGACCCCCGCGGCCGGGTCCCAAGAAATCTCGGCGGCGTGCTGCGCCTCCCGTCTGACCAGGGCAATCACTTGATCGCCGCGTAGGGTGAGTGCCTGGCTGAGCGCACTGCCTAGCATTCCAGATGCACCTGAGATTAAAACTCGCATTCTCTATTTCACCACTTTGTCTATTGTCCCGCCGTCAGCCGGTGTGACTAAGATCGATTCATGAGTGCTGAGAACTCCCAATATCTTCGTTTCCCTCATCTGCATGGCGATTTACTGACTTTCGTCGCCGAGGATGATGTCTGGGTTGCCCCGTTGAGCGGTGGACGTGCCTGGCGAGTTTCTTCCCTAGGTCTACCGGCGAAGAATCCGCGTTTCTCGCCGGATGGTTCCCGGTTGTTCTGGACAGTGGTGCAGGGCACCGCCCCCGAACTGGTAAGCGCCGCTGTTGATGGCGGTGATTTCAGGCAGCACACCTGGTTCGGCAGCCTGAGCACTAAGTTCCGTGGCTTTACCCCGGACGGCTCGGCGATGGTGGCTAGCTCCTTCGAGCAGCCACACTCTTCGCATACTTTTGGTTACGCGGTTTCCCCGCTTGACGGCTCGCGCCGGGTCTTACCGTACGGTCCGGTCGACACCGTCGCCTATGGGCCGGTGGTGGGGGATGAGAAACCAGTAGTGCTCTCTTCGGTGTATTCACGGGAGCCAGCCTGGTGGAAACGCTACCGAGGCGGTACCGCCGGGAAGTTGTGGATTGACCGCGACGGTTCAGGTGAATTCTCCCGGCTGGTGCCGGAACTGGATGGAAACCTGGTTGATCCGATGTGGATCGGCGACCGAATCGCTTTCCTTTCCGATCACGAGGGCTACGGCAATCTCTACTCGGTGAAGCCGAACGGCAAGAAGCTGCGGCGGCATACCGATCACGAAGGGTTCTATGTCCGTCACGCTGCCACCGATGGCGAGCGAGTTGTCTACGAGTCCGCCGGAAACCTCTTCCTCCTGGACGGGCTCGACGCCGAACCGGTACAGCTCTCGATCACCCTTGGTTCCGCTTCAACTGGGCGGCGCAAGCGGCCGCTCAATGTTTCAAAGCACCTCAACGAGGTTCGACCGGATGCCACCGGTCGCGCCAGCCTATTAGAGACCCATGGCACGGTTCATCTGCTGACCCATCGTGATGGTCCTTCGCGCAGCATCGTTTCGGTGCCGGGAGTCCGTGCCCGGTTACCGCGGCTGCTCGGCGCGGATCGGGTCATCTACCTGGCAGATCACGGCGGCGAGGAAGCGCTTTACCTCAAGCCGTTGCTACCCGCGGCGGTTTCGAAGCAGCAAGTAGCCAATCCGACCCCCGCCGATCCAGGGCAATCGAATAAAGATCAGCCGAGCGAAGAATCGGGTGACTTGCCTAAGCCAGTGTCCGCGATCTCTTCAATTGATCGAGGCGCCAAAGCGAACTCCGTTAGCCAGCCGATCGCTGATCAGCAGGCAGCTGGCGTGGCTAGTGACGTTCAGTCGGCTGCGCAAGCGGCGAAAGCTTCAGTTGAGCTGACATCTGCCGATGACAGCGCTGAGCAACGGTTTGATTTTCCGGCTCGGACCCGGGTAGCCGCCCTGGAGACTAGCCCCGACGGGCGCTTTGCCGCGGTCGGCACGGAATATGGCGTGGTGTATCTGCTGAACCTGGAGACTGCTGAGCTGCGGGAAC is a window encoding:
- a CDS encoding serine/threonine protein kinase, translating into MQNLYPAQPPSAEGLHVQRKLGQGGSAQVWLVSTKRGEQYALKCFAAAGVAMAVGHSFGQHPGLRRELRVLKNFQHKHLIGLHDVVKLTADWSGMTALLMDYAPGGSLADLLAVRHRLSVGETITILTPIFQVLDYLHSHGIQHGDISAGNILFSVTGEPLLADLGLAHWRGERSQLPREGTEGFIDPVRRQTLFEPAAADVYALSALGWWCLSGQSPGQRRRLAALPSNVPARLAEALRSGLAAEPALRPDAANLASEIFATAAALPVDLIAAVHPSVLPQLLTRRRVRRSAWSKQVSIAEQPSRTGPWRFRFPGSRAAGWWLSFRGGRVLLRPFAQLLSSVMLVFVLLFGLSHGVGEDAATTAARAAHSEPGAAQNTQQKAVPRPQLGVDTGGSDAKLLVPSASAQSPAELLAALCRLRAEAFRSGQLKLLDDIDAPGSVALQNDRLSLAALLQQRQLLDGFSISTTTLAQQHNAVGQLIITAKVRFSPYSVRAVAGRVIRHNTAQEQTLRFLLVAHRAHWLISEIHSI
- a CDS encoding TIGR01777 family oxidoreductase, with amino-acid sequence MRVLISGASGMLGSALSQALTLRGDQVIALVRREAQHAAEISWDPAAGVLDPAALTGIDAVVNLSGAPLIQIPRRWTRSYIEELYASRIGPTRTLAAAIASVDEPPKVLISQSGAGYYGSHESSVYDESGPQGEGVLADLCGLWEAATAQASDVTRVTRMRTGVVLGPRGGALAKLLVPLKWGVGGNLGSGEQYWPWISQPDLVAAIVFLLDQRLDGAVNLVAPELGTVAQLVEELARALHRPHFFSVPAPLLELGLSKAAAREVLLTSTKTRPAVLLEQGFNFQHPELRSASEWVVSQL
- the lipB gene encoding lipoyl(octanoyl) transferase LipB; the protein is MTLEFSEVGFAPHFVDYQQAWDLQQKIHDDVVAAKAPSTVLLLEHAAVYTAGKRTEDHERPFDGTPVVPVDRGGKLTWHGPGQLVGYPILALRDPHAIREYVHLIEDVLIAVLAEYGINGQRVEGRAGIWLLADTKGPDRKIAAIGIRVHNGVTMHGFALNANNDLAPYQQIIACGITDAGTTTMSQELGREITPAELAPKIRRELIAREAELIGAADPAAEAQPADREGVLQ